The Silvibacterium dinghuense DNA window ACGCGCGGTGTCTCGCCCGTGCCGTTCTGGTTAGCTTCGCCTCGGCTCTCGTTCTTGGCAAAGTCGATGCGCCCACCGGCCGTCACCGTAATGTGATGGGGCAGACGGACATGATCCTGCAGGTAGACGCCCATGTACTGGGTCACTGTGAACGTATCCGAATAGAGCACCAGCTGCTGGATCGGATTCGCGCCGTATACCGGATGGAACAGATCCAGAGGTTCATAGACCGGATCGGCGAAATTGATGGAGTAACCGATTCCCGTCGAGGGACTACGGTAGACATCCAGGCCCGCGAGCACATCATGCTCCATGCCGAAGAAGGAGTGACGCAGCTCGAAGTTCGTATCCACCTCATGCGCCTGCCACGGCCCATGCCAGCTCAGCGGATAGCGATACAGCGTGCGGTCGTCCGAGGACAGATACGCCGGGTAATAGAGCCGGTTCCAGTCTTCCTGGTACCAGGCAAAGCGCGCGTTCTGGTGCAGAGAGATGCTGTCCGTCAGCTTCTGCGTAAGCTGGTAGCCGATCTGCTGCGTGGCCTGCGCCAGCCCGTTGGCATGATCCTCAAGCTCGCCGATGTAGCGGCTGATAGGAATCTGGCCGTTCGGGTTCGGCAGGATAAGGCCCACGGCCGGCAGCGGCATGGCCATGCGTCCGTTATCGCGCTCCGCGCGGCCCAGCAGCGTCAGCTGGGTCGACGGGCTCGGCCTCCACGTCAGCGAAGGCTCCAGGTAGTAGCGGTTGCGGTGCGTGTAATCGACGAAGGTGTCTGCTGAGTGGAACAGGCCCGCGAAACGCCCATACAGCGTGCCCGAAGAGTTCAACTCCCTGCCCGCGTCCACCGCCGGATCGATAAAGTTGAAAGAGCCGCCCGTCAGCTGCACATGCGCGAAGTTGGCCGGCACCGGCTTGCGCGTAACCAGGTTGACCAGTCCACCCAGCGGGCTCTGTCCGTAGAGCGCGGAGGAAGGCCCCTTGAGCACCTCGACCGACTCCAGTCCCCACATCTCCTCACTCACGCCGTTGCCGCTGCGTAGCCCGTCGATATAGGTATTGAACGAGGCATCGAAGCCCCGGATGCGGTAGTAGTCGTAGTTGTCGTAGTAACCGCCCGCCATCACGCCGGAGACATTGCGCAGCGCCTGCTCCAGGGTCACCACCCCTTCGGCATCCATCTGCTGGCGGTTCACCTCGCTGATCGACTGTGGAACCTCGTTCAACGGCAGTTCCGTCTTCGTTCCGCCATTCGAGACCGACGTGGCGTACTCATTGCCCGCCGTCACCGTCACCGAGCTCGTCACGTGGCCCATTTGCAGCTTCGGATTCACAATCGTCCCGGTGGCCGTGTCCTCCACGGCCACGCTCTGGGTCGTGCTGCCAAAGCCCTTGGACTCCACCACCATCTGGTAACGGCCAGCCGGGACTGCGAGGCTGAAGCTTCCGGCAGCATCGGAAGTCGCCGTCGCCTGGAAAGCATCGCAGGTCAGCGTCAGCTCAGCATGGGCCACGCCCGCTCCCGAGGGATCGGTTACCACGCCGGAAAGCCTCCGCAGCGGCGCGGTTGCGGCTCCAGGTGCCGGACATCCGGCCGGCACGTTCTCCGCAACCACAGCCGGCATCTCAGCCGTATTTTTTCCATCTTCGGCCCAAAGCAATCCTGCACCTGCAACCAGCCCCATCAGCGCCATCCAGGGCGCGCATGCCAACAACCCAGCCTTACCCAACTTCAAAGTCATCCTGCTGAAACCCTTCAACTTGTCGTGTATTTCAGGCGTCTTCCGGATCTGTTTCCATCCGCGCCTGCCAGAAACCGCACAGCACACCAAAAGCGAGCTGCAGTCCATATAGGACCAATCCAGTCCTCATTAAATAGGACCAAATCAGTCCTAGTCAACCCCAGGTAGGGAGAAACAACCCCCAAGCGGCTGAGAATGCGTTCTGAAAAGACAAATGAGAAGTGCAGACGGAATGCCCCCGAAGGGCTGCTTGTTGCCAGGGAAAGCAGAAGGAGCTACAGCCTCCCCTTCAAGCCAACTTTAGACTTGAAGGGGAGGCTGTAGCTCTATTCGCGACCAAAGGGAGCGGGTGCCGAAGGCGGAAGACCTGGACGGCCAGTCCCGCGGGTGGACCACTCAAACCCGAAGTTGGCTTGAGTGGGAAAGCACAGAAGCCAGCTTTGGGGTTCATGCCTTCCCACCCAAGCGGAGCTTGGATGGGGCACCCGTTTCCGTCTCAGCCCCATAGAAAAATCCAAAATCGCGACCAAAGGGAGCGGAGGCCGAAGGCGGAAGACCGCACGAAGTGCCTAGCGTTTCAGCAGGTCGACCGGCTCATTCACATCCGTGACCCGGAAGTAGCGGGCCAGTGCCGGATGCCGGACCTCGACAGCCTTGTACATCTCCCAGGCCACGCGGCGATAGGAGAAGTGTCCCTGCGGCGCCGAACGTAGCTCGGAGATGTAGAGCGCCTCGGCAAAGTCCATCTTGAAGAGCGAACGATTGCGTGTGCCCAGCGGCAGCAGGTACTGCGCCCGCTCGGCCGCTTCGGGCACCGGTCCGGCAGCCAGCTTCTCATAGGCGGCGTGGGCCGCCGTCATCGCCTCGCTGTAACGAGCCTCGAGCCCGGCCTCGGCCAGCCCTTCAGGCACATCGAAACCATGCAGCGAGGTGAAAGACTGCATGATCTGCGTGCACTTGCGATGGCGGTGCATGTCGCGGAAGCCGCCGATATCCATGAGGATGTCGAACTTGAGCGCCTGCCCGGCGGAGAACTCGCGCAGCAGTTCGTCATGACGTCCACGATGACGGACACCGAGTGCAATGATCTCGTTGCGCCGTACTTCGTCGAGCGCGGCGACCCGCTTCTGAATCTGCCGGTAGGGATAGTGGCATGCCCCATAAAGCAGCGTCGTCGCCAGCTCGACCTCGAGGCTTGGATCGGCCTCAACGAGATCGACCACCGGGGCCGCGTCGATGGCCTCACCCGACATCAGTTCGGCAACAGCCTGCCGCAGCTCGGCGCGGGTGCGGATCTCGTACTCGTTCGGCGCCGCATACTTCACCAGCGTCGGAGCTACCTTCACCTCGCGCATCAGCAACGCTGAAGTCCGGTCGCCCAGCTCCACATCCAGCTTGCGAATTTCGTGCTGGACGCCGGCCATCTCCTCGGCACGGACATTCCAGGCCGCGCCGCTTGCCGCCACGCGCAGCTTTTCGCCCAGTTCGCGAATCTCGGCAAAGGGGCTCGAAAGCAGCCTCGAAACCTGCGTCTCGAGCGTGCGCGCATTCACAATCTGCCCCAGCGAAGTGTTGGTCGCCAGCGGCAGCAGGTAGCGCGCCACGTCAAAGGCTCGCGCCTTGAGCGTGCGCTCGTAGGCCTCGGGCTTCATCTCCTCGGGCTTTGCGACCGTGCGCTTCAGGCTCTCGGCAACGCCTTCGGCGACCTCGTGATAAGCGGCAAACAGGGAGTCTATCCCCGCCTTGAACTCCGTCTCCGAAGCCGTATCGCTGGCAAAGTCAGGCAGATACCAGCCGCTGGTGCGGAAGTTCTGATAGCGCGTCGAGCGCTCCTGCCCATCCCAGCGCTGCTCGTCCACCAGCACAATCGCCGCCAGGAGCGAGAGGCGCTCGATGGCAAAAGCCAGATGCGCCAGGTCGGCAATGGAACGATGTCCATACTGAAAATAAAAGGTATTGAGGAACTGCTCGGCGCGTTGGCTGGAGATCTCCCGGAGCGATTCCTTCATCGACAGCGCCGAGCGCGAATACTTGGCCATGGCATAGGCCAGCACCTCGGGATCGGCCCCGTGCACCGCAAAGACCTCTGTCTGGTTCCGGGGACGCTCTGCGGCGGTTCCCGCGTCGGGTTTTTCTTCCTTCACCTGCATCTGCTACAGCATACGGTATGCTCGCACTTGTGTGATGTGCTGAGCGGTTGTGCAATTCCGCGCCCCAGCCGGCTCCCCAGCTTGCCGGAACTGGTCTTTATGACGCAGAGGTCCATCTAAGAACCTGTGAGAGACGAAGGAAAGCGACGTGAACAGAGTTCAAATTCCCGTGCTGCAGCAGCAACTCTTCTCCCCTGCTCCGGGTTTATCTTTCTCAAAACAGTCGCCGCTTCCTCCATCCAACATGCGCGATATCCTCTCCGAGACCGGTCATCG harbors:
- a CDS encoding TonB-dependent siderophore receptor; protein product: MKLGKAGLLACAPWMALMGLVAGAGLLWAEDGKNTAEMPAVVAENVPAGCPAPGAATAPLRRLSGVVTDPSGAGVAHAELTLTCDAFQATATSDAAGSFSLAVPAGRYQMVVESKGFGSTTQSVAVEDTATGTIVNPKLQMGHVTSSVTVTAGNEYATSVSNGGTKTELPLNEVPQSISEVNRQQMDAEGVVTLEQALRNVSGVMAGGYYDNYDYYRIRGFDASFNTYIDGLRSGNGVSEEMWGLESVEVLKGPSSALYGQSPLGGLVNLVTRKPVPANFAHVQLTGGSFNFIDPAVDAGRELNSSGTLYGRFAGLFHSADTFVDYTHRNRYYLEPSLTWRPSPSTQLTLLGRAERDNGRMAMPLPAVGLILPNPNGQIPISRYIGELEDHANGLAQATQQIGYQLTQKLTDSISLHQNARFAWYQEDWNRLYYPAYLSSDDRTLYRYPLSWHGPWQAHEVDTNFELRHSFFGMEHDVLAGLDVYRSPSTGIGYSINFADPVYEPLDLFHPVYGANPIQQLVLYSDTFTVTQYMGVYLQDHVRLPHHITVTAGGRIDFAKNESRGEANQNGTGETPRVGVTWEAIPSTTFYASFSKSYLPQSGSVYNGTTSGSYLPPERGQQWEGGTKSSFWGGRVTATTAIFQLNRNNVATTDETHPNYYVVTGAQRSRGVEFETALHPMTGWNVTAAYSYVNAEVTKDTTIASGTPTLNAPRNILNLWTTYEIPRGVVRGLAFGVGGHHYTDQAGDLENSFQLPGYGLMETSVSYHRGHALWQFNAENLLNERYASGSYNDIYVKPGDPRTLHATMSWNF
- a CDS encoding FAD-dependent thymidylate synthase, coding for MKEEKPDAGTAAERPRNQTEVFAVHGADPEVLAYAMAKYSRSALSMKESLREISSQRAEQFLNTFYFQYGHRSIADLAHLAFAIERLSLLAAIVLVDEQRWDGQERSTRYQNFRTSGWYLPDFASDTASETEFKAGIDSLFAAYHEVAEGVAESLKRTVAKPEEMKPEAYERTLKARAFDVARYLLPLATNTSLGQIVNARTLETQVSRLLSSPFAEIRELGEKLRVAASGAAWNVRAEEMAGVQHEIRKLDVELGDRTSALLMREVKVAPTLVKYAAPNEYEIRTRAELRQAVAELMSGEAIDAAPVVDLVEADPSLEVELATTLLYGACHYPYRQIQKRVAALDEVRRNEIIALGVRHRGRHDELLREFSAGQALKFDILMDIGGFRDMHRHRKCTQIMQSFTSLHGFDVPEGLAEAGLEARYSEAMTAAHAAYEKLAAGPVPEAAERAQYLLPLGTRNRSLFKMDFAEALYISELRSAPQGHFSYRRVAWEMYKAVEVRHPALARYFRVTDVNEPVDLLKR